In the Streptomyces sp. WMMC940 genome, CCGCGGCGACCAGGAGGAACAGCACGGTCACGGCCGAGGCGGCGAGGGCGGGGGGCCACCCGAACCTGCGCAGGAGCCGAGCCAGGGGCCAGGTGAGCGTGGTGAGGAGGAGGCCCACGACGAGGGGCCAGACGATCGACCACATCCGGCCCAGCAGCCACAGGGCCACCGCCGACATCACGGAAACGAGCAGCAGCTCGACCGACACCCGCGCCGAAGTGCCGAGCGCGGCACGGGCCCTCGTGGAGCTCAACCTGGCAGACATGGGATCACCCTAGGGGTACCCCGGCCGTGGGTCTCCAGCCGCAGCCCGTCCGGCCTCCGTTTCTCCGAGAGAGTCGTTCCTCCGGCCGTCCCTCCTGCTGCGGTGAGCGGTGTCCCGGGCGCGGCGAACGGTCGGACGGGCGGCCTCCGGACGGGACCTCGGCCTCGGCTCCGTCCCGGTTCCGGTTTCGGCCGGCCATGTTCCGTCCCGGGTCCGGCTTCGGGTCCGGTTTCGGCCGGCCCGGCTTCGGCCGGCCCGAGTCCGAGTCCGGCTCATGTTCCGTCCCGGGTCCGGGTCCGGCTCATGTTCCGTCCCCGTTCCGGGTCCGGCCTCGGCCTCGGAAATCCCTTTGACCGCCGGGCCGTCGGTGGATACGGTCCGCGGCGTGACTTCACACTGCTTCTCCGCGAACCGCGTCCGCCGCGCCTGAGCGCGGCGACGGCCCTCTCACTCTCGCCGCGCCCGTCAGTCCCTTCCTTCCAACGGGCACGGAGAACCCCATGTTCACGCCTTTCCCGGAGCTCAATGCGCTCCTGACCGGCTTCACCCACGCGGTACGCGACATCCTCGGCGACACATTCGTCGGCGCCTACGTCCAGGGCTCCTTCGCACTGGGTGCCGGTGATCCGCACAGCGACTGCGACTTCATCGTCGCCACCACCGAACCTCCCCGGGGGGCCGCGGAGACGGGGCTCCGCCGTCTCCACGACGGGATCCCGGCCCGTCCGGGGTTCTGGACACAACACATCGAGGGCTCGTACGCGGACACCGCGTCTCTTCGGGACGTCGGTGGGCTCGGCGTTCCGTGGCTGTTCTGCGACCACGGGCACCGTGAGCTGATCTGGGACACCCACTGCAACAGCCTTCACACTCGTTGGATCCTCAGGAACCACGGCATCACGCTCGCCGGCCCGCCCATCGCGGATCTGGTGGACGAGGTGCCGCCGGACGCACTGCGCGCCGCCATGCGCGCGGATCTGCCCGAGGTGCTGCGGGGCATCAGGACCTGGTCGTCCTTCGATCTCGCGTGGACCCAGCGCTACACGATGACGACCTACTGCCGCGTGCTGTACTCGCTGCACACGGGGAGGGTGGCGTCCAAGCGCGGTGCCCTCGAGTGGGCGTGCCGGAACCTGGAACCGAGGTGGCGTCCACTGCTCACCCAGGTGATGGACGACCGCGACCGGGGCTGGGACCCCGACGACCCGCCCCGGCCGGGCAGCCTCGACGCCACGTACGCCTTCGCCGCGTACGCGGAGTCCTTCGCGGGCTGACCGTGGCCGGAGTGGTCCGTTCGCCCACAGCCGCTGGATGTCGGCGGTGGCGCGCAGGGTGCGGAAGCGCGCGATGTCGTCGGGGTGGACCACCTGGAGGTGGGCCAGGTGGTGCCGATTGCCGGTGTGGCCGTTGGCGGCGACGGCGGCCTCCAGGGAGTCCAGGGCCTCACGGACGGCGCGGTCTCCGAGGGCGTGGAAGGCGCCGGGCGCGGCGGTACGGAGGTCGAAGCCGGCCCGAGTACCGCGGCCCGCCATGGACTACCGGCGAGCGGCGTACGCGGTCGTGCCGGCGGAGGTGGTGCCGTCGGCGGACGCCCGCTGCCGTGGGACCTCCGGGTCGCCGACTCCGGCGTGCCAGAGGCCGTCGCACCTCGTCAGGGTGACCGCCGACCGGTGCGGCACGTCCAGGTGCGGGAAGACGCGGGCGGGTACCGACAGGGCGTGGACCAGCGCCGCCCGGACGACGGACGCCTCGGTGATCGCCAGCACACGCCCGGCGCCGTCCGGCAGGGCCTCCAGCCAGGAGGCGGTCCGGCGGCACAGTCGGCCGACGGACTCGCCGCCGTGCGGTGCGGCATCGGGGTCCGTCAGCCAGGCGGAGAGGCCGTGCGGGTCCTCCGCCCGGATGTCCGCGTGTGTGCGCCCGCTCCAGGTGCCGTGGTCGATGTCCCGCAGGGCTTCCTCGGGTGTCGCCGCCACACCGAGGGCCTCGGCGGTCTGCGCACAGCGGGCCGACGGCGCCCGGAAGGCCTGGGAGTACGGCGGAAGGGCCGCCTTCTCGTTCGCGGCACGTCCGTCCAGGGGGCCGTCCCCGAACGCCGGACCGCGGGTTCCCTCCACGGGGGACGCGCACAGGAACGTCAGTCGCAGACCCATGGCTCCGACCTCCTTCTCCGATCGGCACGGCACCCGGCCGGCCCGGTCAGCCGATCCATCGGGCGGGCTTGGTGGCGCTGTACAGCATGTACTCCAGCGGGCCTCGCCGGAAGAAGCGGGTCCACAGGAGGGCCGTCGCCATGGCCACGACCGCGAACCCGAGGAGGACCGGCAGGGCCGCCCAATCCTCACCCTCGCCCGTACCCAGCAGACGGATGGCGAAAATATGGGCGACGTAGGCCGTCAGGGAGATCGAACCGACCGCGGCGAGCGGTGCGAGCAGCCGGACGCGGGGGCCCGCGAACCGCACGGCGAGGAAGCAGCCGGCCAGGACGGCCAGCGCCACGCCGGTGTTGCCGACGACGGACCAGGTGGTCTGGCTGTGCGGGGAGGCCACGAGCAGCCAGGCCGGGTGCCCGGAGGCGAACTCCTCGCCGACGGCGTCGGACCACCACGCCGAGGCGGCGGGGCCCCCGCCCGTGGCCGCGCTCACACCCGCCTGGGCGCCCGGGACCGCGTGGAGAGCCAGCCACGACCCTCCGTAGCCGATCACGGCCAGTGCCGCGCCGGTGCAGGCCAGCTTCGTGAGCACGTCACGGCGCGAGAGATCGAGCCTGGCCACCGCCATTCCGGCCACGATGAAGGGGAACCACGTCAGGGCCGGGT is a window encoding:
- a CDS encoding aminoglycoside adenylyltransferase domain-containing protein, which produces MFTPFPELNALLTGFTHAVRDILGDTFVGAYVQGSFALGAGDPHSDCDFIVATTEPPRGAAETGLRRLHDGIPARPGFWTQHIEGSYADTASLRDVGGLGVPWLFCDHGHRELIWDTHCNSLHTRWILRNHGITLAGPPIADLVDEVPPDALRAAMRADLPEVLRGIRTWSSFDLAWTQRYTMTTYCRVLYSLHTGRVASKRGALEWACRNLEPRWRPLLTQVMDDRDRGWDPDDPPRPGSLDATYAFAAYAESFAG
- a CDS encoding histidine phosphatase family protein, translating into MGLRLTFLCASPVEGTRGPAFGDGPLDGRAANEKAALPPYSQAFRAPSARCAQTAEALGVAATPEEALRDIDHGTWSGRTHADIRAEDPHGLSAWLTDPDAAPHGGESVGRLCRRTASWLEALPDGAGRVLAITEASVVRAALVHALSVPARVFPHLDVPHRSAVTLTRCDGLWHAGVGDPEVPRQRASADGTTSAGTTAYAARR
- a CDS encoding acyltransferase family protein, which produces MGHVFAPAVPSATTADDSPFRAPSTGRMVGLDLARGLAILGMFAAHVGPDPSVGGPLGWVMEVARGRSSALFALLAGFTLVLLTGRPRPRTGRGGRQAIGRVVIRAALLMVLGYALVLLDTDVDVILSFYGLLLVLALPLYRLSARTLALVAASSALVLPQVLYVLRVAVDGGDRYEAVVGLDPLARITGSDGFLELFVTGEYPALTWFPFIVAGMAVARLDLSRRDVLTKLACTGAALAVIGYGGSWLALHAVPGAQAGVSAATGGGPAASAWWSDAVGEEFASGHPAWLLVASPHSQTTWSVVGNTGVALAVLAGCFLAVRFAGPRVRLLAPLAAVGSISLTAYVAHIFAIRLLGTGEGEDWAALPVLLGFAVVAMATALLWTRFFRRGPLEYMLYSATKPARWIG